One genomic window of Solanum dulcamara chromosome 10, daSolDulc1.2, whole genome shotgun sequence includes the following:
- the LOC129870433 gene encoding protein arginine N-methyltransferase 1.1-like — MDSISNNEIQNSTSHGKNPSKIKFQYEDDDEQVEQDETVTESSNLEVDEDTSMSDAAAAASAVDDSMVGGDKTSADYYFDSYSHFGIHEEMLKDVVRTKTYQNVIYKNSFLFKDKVVLDVGAGTGILSLFCAKVGAKHVYAIECSSMADMAQEIVKLNGFSDVITVIKGKVEEIDLPVPQVDIIISEWMGYFLLYENMLDTVLYARDKWLVKDGLVLPDKASLCLTAIEDADYKEDKIEFWNSVYGFDMSCIRKQAMMEPIVDTVDQNQIVTNCQLLKTMDISKMTSGDASFTAPFKLIAERDDYIHALVAYFDVSFTKCHKLLGFSTGPKSRGTHWKQTVLYLEDVITICQGEAVVGNLTVAPNKKNPRDVDIMLKYSVNGKHCHVSRTQYYRMR; from the exons ATGGATTCCATAAGCAACAATGAGATTCAGAATTCAACAAGCCACGGAAAAAATCCATCAAAGATCAAATTTCAGTACGAGGATGATGATGAACAAGTAGAACAAGATGAAACTGTTACGGAAAGTTCCAATCTTGAAGTAGATGAAGACACCTCCATGAGTGACGCGGCCGCCGCCGCCTCCGCCGTCGATGACTCCATGGTTGGTGGCGATAAGACGAGCGCTGACTATTATttcgactcatactcacattTCG GTATTCACGAA GAGATGTTGAAGGATGTGGTAAGAACTAAGACTTACCAAAATGTAATCTATAAAAATTCCTTTCTTTTCAAGGATAAAGTGGTCCTTGATGTGGGAGCTGGGACAGGAATCCTGTCACTCTTTTGTGCCAAAGTTGGTGCCAAACATGTTTATGCG ATCGAATGCTCCAGTATGGCTGACATGGCACAAGAAATTGTAAAACTCAACGGATTTTCTGATG TTATAACAGTTATCAAGGGAAAGGTAGAGGAGATTGATCTACCTGTTCCACAAGTGGATATAATAATCTCCGAGTGGATGGGATACTTTCTTTTGTACGAGAACATGTTAGATACAGTCTTGTACGCTCGTGACAAGTGGCTG GTAAAGGATGGTCTTGTTCTGCCGGATAAAGCTTCTCTCTGTTTGACTGCTATTGAAGATGCTGATTACAAAGAAGATAAGATCGAAT TTTGGAATAGTGTGTACGGTTTCGACATGAGCTGCATTCGGAAGCAAGCTATGATGGAACCTATTGTTGACACCGTAGATCAGAATCAGATTGTTACAAACTGCCAGTTACTGAAG ACAATGGACATTTCTAAGATGACTTCTGGGGATGCTTCCTTCACAGCTCCATTTAAGCTCATCGCAGAGCGTGATGATTACATCCATGCCCTTGTAGCATACTTCGATGTCTCTTTCACGAAATGTCACAAGTTGCTGGGCTTCTCAACAG GACCCAAATCTCGAGGCACACATTGGAAGCAAACAGTTCTCTACCTGGAAGATGTGATCACTATTTGCCAAGGGGAAGCTGTAGTGGGAAACTTGACTGTGGCTCCTAACAAGAAAAATCCTCGAGATGTCGATATAATGCTCAAATACTCCGTAAATGGTAAGCACTGCCACGTTTCAAGAACTCAGTACTATCGGATGCGATGA